One part of the Sarcophilus harrisii chromosome 5, mSarHar1.11, whole genome shotgun sequence genome encodes these proteins:
- the ZBTB39 gene encoding zinc finger and BTB domain-containing protein 39 — MGMRIKLHSTNHPNNLLKELNKCRLSETMCDVTIVVGSRSFPAHKAVLACAAGYFQNLFLNAGLDAARTYVVDFITPANFEKILSFVYTSELFTDLINVGVIYEVAERLGMEDLLKACHSTFPDLESTVVTKPPTSSSEGRSSTQSSTSAEPAHSLGELRSVGDQFGPDRSYILHSDVGISYKEERNPSSDSNHSLPLLHQPPPCKTDEHDAPIPFPSVTSMVAQPGLGTLGIGTPANSGSFQPFKVQSNGDFGKNSYFPPDNPLDISTGSNSCPSNSDHSKDQGFGQMDELQLEELGEDDLQFEDPGEDLVPTDEVIELSDDSEEELTFGENDNRESKAMPCQVCKKVLEPNIQLIRQHARDHVDLLTGNCKVCETHFQDRNSRVTHVLSHIGIFLFSCDMCETKFFTQWQLTLHRRDGVFDNNIIVHPSDPLPGKLGLFVGGTSPELKCAACGKILVRDFHMVRGHILDHLNLKGQACSVCDQRHLSLCSLMWHTLSHLGISVFSCSVCANSFVDRHLLEKHMAVHQSLEDTLFHCHYCSQSFKSEAAYRYHVSQHKCSGGSSLDSRSSFGDRLQHPAFQKRKLPSDEFLSEELALQSQSGNSKYSCKVCGKRFAHTSEFNYHRRIHTGEKPYQCKVCHKFFRGRSTIKCHLKTHSGALMYRCTVCGHYSSTLNLMSKHITVHKGSLPPDFTIEQTFMYIIHSKEAEKNLDS, encoded by the coding sequence ATGGGCATGAGGATCAAACTGCACAGCACGAATCACCCCAACAATCTACTGAAGGAGCTCAATAAGTGCAGGCTCTCAGAGACCATGTGTGATGTTACCATTGTGGTAGGAAGCCGCTCATTCCCAGCTCACAAGGCTGTGCTTGCCTGTGCAGCAGGTTACTTCCAGAACCTTTTCCTGAATGCAGGGCTAGATGCTGCCAGGACCTATGTAGTAGACTTTATCACCCCCGCCAACTTTGAGAAGATCTTGAGCTTTGTGTACACATCTGAACTCTTCACTGACTTGATCAATGTGGGTGTCATCTATGAGGTAGCTGAGCGCTTGGGCATGGAAGATCTCCTCAAGGCTTGCCACTCTACTTTCCCTGACTTGGAGAGCACAGTTGTGACGAAGCCCCCAACTAGTTCCAGTGAGGGCCGCTCTAGCACCCAAAGCAGCACATCTGCGGAACCAGCTCATTCCCTTGGAGAACTCCGAAGTGTTGGAGACCAGTTTGGTCCAGATAGGAGCTATATCTTGCATAGTGATGTTGGGATAAGCTACAAGGAGGAGAGAAACCCTTCCAGTGACAGCAACCACAGCCTGCCTCTGTTGCACCAGCCACCACCGTGCAAGACAGATGAACATGATGCCCCCATCCCGTTCCCTTCAGTTACTAGCATGGTAGCTCAGCCAGGCCTTGGTACTCTCGGTATAGGCACACCAGCTAATTCAGGCTCCTTCCAGCCTTTCAAGGTTCAGAGCAATGGGGACTTTGGCAAAAACAGCTACTTTCCTCCTGATAACCCATTGGATATCTCCACAGGGAGTAACTCCTGCCCAAGCAACAGCGACCACTCCAAAGATCAGGGGTTTGGGCAGATGGATGAGCTGCAGTTGGAGGAGCTGGGAGAAGATGACCTGCAATTTGAAGACCCTGGAGAAGACCTCGTTCCCACAGATGAAGTGATAGAGTTGAGTGATGACAGTGAGGAAGAACTAACATTTGGGGAAAATGACAACCGAGAGAGTAAGGCCATGCCCTGCCAGGTTTGTAAAAAAGTGCTAGAGCCCAACATTCAGCTGATCCGGCAGCATGCTCGGGACCACGTGGACCTGCTGACAGGCAATTGCAAAGTCTGTGAGACCCACTTTCAGGACCGAAACTCAAGGGTTACCCATGTTCTGTCTCACattggtatttttcttttctcctgtgATATGTGTGAAACCAAATTCTTCACCCAGTGGCAGCTGACCCTTCACCGCAGGGATGGAGTATTTGACAACAACATTATTGTTCATCCCAGTGATCCACTACCTGGGAAGCTTGGTCTCTTTGTGGGGGGAACTAGCCCAGAGCTAAAATGTGCTGCTTGTGGAAAGATTCTGGTCAGAGATTTTCACATGGTCCGGGGTCACATACTGGACCACTTAAACTTGAAGGGCCAAGCCTGTAGTGTTTGTGACCAGCGCCACCTTAGCCTCTGCAGCCTAATGTGGCACACTCTTTCCCACTTGGGCATTTCTGTCTTCTCGTGCTCTGTCTGTGCCAATAGCTTTGTAGACCGCCACCTCTTAGAGAAGCACATGGCTGTTCACCAGAGCCTGGAAGATACGCTCTTCCACTGCCACTACTGCAGCCAGAGCTTCAAGTCAGAGGCCGCATACCGATACCACGTCAGCCAACATAAATGCAGTGGAGGGAGCAGCCTTGACTCAAGATCTAGTTTTGGAGATCGATTACAGCATCCAGCTTTTCAGAAGCGGAAGTTGCCCTCAGATGAGTTCCTGAGTGAGGAGCTGGCTCTGCAGAGTCAATCTGGGAATAGCAAGTATAGTTGCAAAGTTTGTGGCAAGAGGTTTGCCCACACGAGTGAGTTCAACTACCATCGGCGGATACACACAGGAGAAAAGCCCTACCAGTGCAAGGTGTGCCATAAGTTCTTCCGTGGCCGTTCGACCATTAAGTGCCACCTGAAGACACACTCGGGTGCCCTCATGTACCGCTGTACAGTCTGTGGCCACTACAGCTCCACCCTCAATCTCATGAGCAAGCACATAACTGTGCATAAGGGCAGCCTTCCACCCGATTTCACCATTGAACAGACATTTATGTACATTATCCATTCCAAAGAGGCGGAGAAGAACCTGGACAGCTGA